Within Caproicibacterium argilliputei, the genomic segment TTGGGAAAGTGTTACCGGCGGCGTCCGAAATGTTTTAAACTGCGGGGCAAGTGACTTCTATGTATACGATAACAGTTATCCGCATAAAGCCGTGCTGCGTGTGCGCAACGAGGAAGTTCTGGAGAACTGCCCACTGCCAACAGAAGAAATGAAGCGAGTGCTGAATCAACTGCTGCCCGCAGGTGTGGACTTTGTCACGGTGATTCCGTTCCCCGGCAGCAGCTTTTTTGCCGTCTGCTTTCGGCCAGTTCGTCTGCGTATCAAAAGCAAGGTAAACATCTGGCATTTGAACCCTGTGTACTTAAACGGAATGCGGCGTCTGGACGGCTCCTGGGTACTAAATCAAGAAGTGCGGGAGCATTTTCTTTTGGCACAAATGCAGGTTTCCAGCCTGCTCTCATATCATCCCGGCGTTTCGGCAAAGGTGGGGTGTCAATCACGGAATCTGCTTCTTTTAGCGCTGCGGGCGAGTAAGCTGCGCGTATACAACTGCCAGAAAATTCCTGCTTTCAGCAATCCGATTCAGAATGTCAGCCGCAGTACACAGAAAGTGCAGGCGGCGCCCGATTTTGTCTGTTCCGCATTTTCTTCGCAGAGCAGATTTTCTGCCGCGCTCACCGCGGTTCCCATGTGGCATAGTTTTTCAAAGACAGCGTTCCGGAGCACGCCGAAGGATACTGCAGTACACAGCAACCAAATTGTTTCCGTACAAACAAAAATAATTCGAAAAATTACAAACCCCATCTGGACGCTCAACGGCGCATATCACTTGAACAGTGCGCGCCGTCTGAATGCGGGACGGGTCGTTGAGGAGGTTTTATAATGGCAAGTCAAAATAATGTGCTGACCAATGCGCTGCGCACACGCATGGCGCAGTTGCTGGCAGGAAAGCTTTCTACGGTGCCAAAAGTCAAATATCTGGCAGTCGGCTCTGGCGGGCTGGATACCAGTGGAAATCCGACTGCGCCGAGCGGTGCGGAAACGGCACTGCAAAAGGAAGAGGGGCGCTATGAAGTGGAAGACCCGACCTTTCCGGTAGATACTACAGTGCGGTTTGCAGCGGTGATTCCGATGGCTGACCTTGCGGGCAAAAAGCTAAGTGAGGTCGGCTTATTTTCCGAGGATAACGTTCTTTACGCTATTCGGCATATGCTGCCGAAGCAAAAGGACAGCGACGAAGAAATGGAATTCACGCACGACCTGGAGTTTTAAAGGAGGGCTGACGAATGGCAGACAGACCCAATTATACACTGGACAGCAATCCGACTTATACAGAAGCGATTCCCACGCTGCTTAACGACGACCCTGCCAGCGCCAGTGACGTGTTCAATCCGCTGATTACAAAAATTCTGAACAATCAGAAAGCCAACCATCAGCTGGCGCAAGCGGCAAAAAGCAGTGCGGACAGTGCCGGGCAGACAGCGGGAAAGGCAATCCCACTGACGCAGAAAGGTGCGGCGAACGGTGTGCCGACACTGGACAGCGCCGGGAAGATTCCCAAGGCGCAGCTGCCGACTGTGGGCGGCTATGTGCGGCAGTCCTCATCGCCGAGCGACAGTAGCCTGCTGTGGATTGACTCCGGAAACAGTAACAAAATGAAATATTACAATGGCAGTTCGTGGGTGCCGGTGCCTGCGACATGGGGGTGATTTTATGATAACAGCGAGTCAGCTTGTCACGCTGAAAGCCAGCGTGGACAAGGAAATGAAACGCCGGTGCTATTATGGCAGCATGACTGCCTATGCCGGTAGCAGCTACGCGTTCCAGACAACGCCGGTTGCGGGGGATACCGTTAAGGCACAACAGGGCAATGCCGTGATTCAGCCGCTCAATGCGGTCAATCCTATTAGCGGGCTTCCGTCCGCAGCCGCTGGGGAGGTTGTACCGGCGACCTTTGACAATGACAAGCTCACGAAAGTAGTCAATGCCCTGTCCAATATGACGACCACAACCACTAGTCCCGGCTGTGCAGCATCCTGTTCCGGCCTGTGCCACACGCAGTGCAGCACAACGTGTTCTGGGTGCAGCGGGTGTTCGTCTTGCTCTGGGACTTGTAATGGTTGTAATGGTTGCACTGGGACTTGCAATGGTTGTACAAACTGCACTAGCTGTTCCGGATGTTCTAGCAGCTGCAACGATCAATGTGCAACTTGTATGGGATCGTGCGGAGGTGCCTGTGGCGGCTGTTCTGGCTGTTCTGGCTGTGGTAATGGATGCGGTGCATGCGGCACAGGTTGCAATTCAGGATGCAGTATGGGATGTGCCCGAGGCTGTACAAGTTGTTCTGGCGGATGTTATGGCGGTGGAATGGCCTAAATTGGAAAGGAAAACCAATATGCAATATAAGTTGAAAGTTGAAGAAAGCCTGTTAAACTATCTTGAAGCGCTCATGTATGAGTGCGGCAGAACAAAAGAAATTGTGGCTTATATGCTTGGCAACAATTTTGATACCACATCTGATTCCTTCAAACAGTGGGAAAAAGACAATCAAAAAGCATACATTGAATATTCTCACGCAAAAGAAACAATGACAAAAGAAGTCATCCCTAAGCTCTTGCCAGAAATTAAAGGAAAGCCTTTTCAGTGGGAAGTCGATTTTTATAATAAGGAAGTGGTAGTAAATGTACCACAGAATTGAGCAGTATCAAGACTATATCGCACGACTATTTCCACCAACTGCGAAAATCAAGTCAGGTAATGGCAGGGTGCTGTCGCGGACGGTTACTTTACAGGTAACTGATGCCTGTAACTTGTGCTGTACCTACTGTTATCAAACGCACAAGCAGCACCATGTGATGGATTTTAATACGGCAAAAGAATTCATTGATATGTTGCTTTCCGACCGGTACGCATACATCAACACCAAGAATTCTCCTGGCATTATCATCGAATTTATTGGCGGCGAACCGTTTCTTGCTATTGACCTGATTTCAAAAATTTCAGACTACTTTATTGAACAAGTGGTAAAGCAACATCATCCGTGGGCAACTAAATTTATGTTTTCGATTTGCTCAAACGGTACGCTATATTTTGACCCACGTGTTCAGGGATACATAAAGAAGCACCTTAATCATCTCTCTTTTTCGATTTCTGTTGATGGATGTAAGGAACTGCATGATGCCTGTCGGGTATTTCCGGATGGTTCAGGTAGCTATGATATGGCAATCAAAGCTGTAAATCATTTTCGCTCTCATTTTCACGGAGAGATGGGCAGCAAAATGACACTTGCCCCCGCAAATATCAAGTACACAGCGATGGCCGCCGAAAATCTTGTCAATTTAGGTTATTCTCAAATCTTTTTGAATTGCGTTTTTGAAAAAGGCTGGACAGCAGAACACGCCAAAATCCTATATCAGCAACTAAAAAAGCTTGCTGATTTTTTATTGGGCAATAATCTTGAAAATGATATTTACCTGTCAATTTTCGAAGAGAACTTAGGACACAAAATGGCTGAAACTGACAACGACAACTGGTGCGGTGGCACTGGCTGTATGATTGCGGCAGACTATAAGGGCGATATTTTTCCATGTTTACGCTACATGGAGAGTAGCTTGGGCAATGCACAACCGCCAATGGTTATTGGGACTGTTCAGGATGGCATCATGGCAACGCAAAAGCAGAAGGACTGTGTAAATTGTTTGCGGTGCATTACCCGCCGCAGCCAGAGTACAGAAGATTGTTTTAATTGCCCAATCGGGCAGGGGTGCGCATGGTGCAGTGCTTACAATTATCAGGAGTTCGGTACAGCAAACCACAGGGCAACGTACATTTGCGAGATGCACAAAGCCCGTGTGCTGGCAAATGTGTACTTCTGGAACAAAAAATATCAAAAGCACAAAGAAAACAAGGTATTTCGCAACAACGTACCTGAAACATGGGCGCTGCGGATTATCGATAAAAATGAGCTTGATATGCTCAATATACTTGCAAAGGAGAACTGATTATTATGGCGGAAATCAAGTATGTGAAGTTTGCAGATGCAACAGTTATCGAGGCGACTCAGGTGTCTGAAAGTATGCAGCAGGACAGCAGTGGAAGAAAAATGGAGGTACTGCTTATTCAAATCGACACTGACAGCATTGAAAACAAGGTTAATGAATTGGTAGCAGAAATCACAGCTGCTGGTCTTGCGGATGTCAACATTTTTGCTGACAAGGAGTGCACAAATAAAATCTTTGTTGGTGGTGCTTACAAATCTGTCCTCAGCATTACGGCAACAGTGCGCGCCTGCGGGCTGCTGTACAGTGTATCGCTGTCTAAGTAAGGGAGGGGTGAGAATATGAGTTATAAAGGCATTGATGTCAGTTACTGCAATGGTAAGGTGGACTGGCTGAAAGCTAAATCTGCCGGCCTGCAGTTTGCTATCCTCCAACTGGGGTATGGCAGCGACTGCGCATCACAGGATGATGCGCAGTTTGCGCGTAATGTAAGTGAGTGTGAGCGCCTTGGGATTCCCTGGGGCGCTTATTTATATAGTTACGCACAAACGGTGGCAGGAGCGCAGAGCGAGCTGCAGCATATGCTACGGCTGCTGCGCGGACACCATCCGCAGTACCCGGTGTTTATCGACATGGAGGACGCAGACGGATACAAGGCAAAGCACGGCGGCATCCCAGACAGAGCAACCAATACAGCAATCATCAAAGCTGTGTGCAGCGGTCTGCAGCAGGCCGGGTACAAGGCAGGATATTACGTCAATAAGGATTGGTACGACAACCGCATTGACGCGGCGCAACTGTCAGCGTATGAATTTTGGTATGCACGGCCGGGTGTGTCTGCACCGGACAAGTATTGTGATATTTGGCAATCGGAGTTTGGTGAGGACTCCGGTAAATGGCCGGGAGCAAATATCCCGGGCAAGGGTTGCGACACGAACGTGTGCTATACCAATTATGGTGTAAACAGCAATGGCACACCCGCTGTCCGGACGCTGCCAGCACTTGCACCGACCGGGGCAGCATTTGTCAGTGACACCACTACCACCGTATCGCTAAAACACGGGCAATCCTACACGGTCAAAGTAACCTGTCCGGTCGGTCGGCCTTCGCTGGCTGCCGG encodes:
- a CDS encoding phage tail-collar fiber domain-containing protein, yielding MASQNNVLTNALRTRMAQLLAGKLSTVPKVKYLAVGSGGLDTSGNPTAPSGAETALQKEEGRYEVEDPTFPVDTTVRFAAVIPMADLAGKKLSEVGLFSEDNVLYAIRHMLPKQKDSDEEMEFTHDLEF
- a CDS encoding radical SAM peptide maturase, CXXX-repeat target family; amino-acid sequence: MYHRIEQYQDYIARLFPPTAKIKSGNGRVLSRTVTLQVTDACNLCCTYCYQTHKQHHVMDFNTAKEFIDMLLSDRYAYINTKNSPGIIIEFIGGEPFLAIDLISKISDYFIEQVVKQHHPWATKFMFSICSNGTLYFDPRVQGYIKKHLNHLSFSISVDGCKELHDACRVFPDGSGSYDMAIKAVNHFRSHFHGEMGSKMTLAPANIKYTAMAAENLVNLGYSQIFLNCVFEKGWTAEHAKILYQQLKKLADFLLGNNLENDIYLSIFEENLGHKMAETDNDNWCGGTGCMIAADYKGDIFPCLRYMESSLGNAQPPMVIGTVQDGIMATQKQKDCVNCLRCITRRSQSTEDCFNCPIGQGCAWCSAYNYQEFGTANHRATYICEMHKARVLANVYFWNKKYQKHKENKVFRNNVPETWALRIIDKNELDMLNILAKEN
- a CDS encoding glycoside hydrolase family 25 protein produces the protein MSYKGIDVSYCNGKVDWLKAKSAGLQFAILQLGYGSDCASQDDAQFARNVSECERLGIPWGAYLYSYAQTVAGAQSELQHMLRLLRGHHPQYPVFIDMEDADGYKAKHGGIPDRATNTAIIKAVCSGLQQAGYKAGYYVNKDWYDNRIDAAQLSAYEFWYARPGVSAPDKYCDIWQSEFGEDSGKWPGANIPGKGCDTNVCYTNYGVNSNGTPAVRTLPALAPTGAAFVSDTTTTVSLKHGQSYTVKVTCPVGRPSLAAGTGGTVDITYQSCNGSSYYYKLTAIGKVGTETGIYINGHKPSTMVVRIVTACSSDTTVNLSRKVGECYTVGLTCSTKPTVTAGTGGIVTIAGVYPNGNGKWLCPIVAVRSGVTGIYTEIKEEGSPVKRFEFKVV